The following nucleotide sequence is from Sulfurospirillum arsenophilum NBRC 109478.
CTGCCCCCATTGTCGATGCGAGTGCTTTCAATGAACTTTTAGCACTTATTGAAACCAATAGTAGTCTCATCGTCAAAAATTTTCATAAAATCACAAATTATAAAAAACTCAAAATTGCTTTAGATGTTCATAAAACACGCATTATTGCAACATCAAGCTTACCTATAGGTGAGCCTTTAATGGATGAGTTTTTCAGCCTCAAAATTGTGATTCCTCCTTTACGTGAACGTGAAGAAGATGTGGTTCCTTTGATGGAGAAATTCGCTCTTGAGGCATGCATGATGTTTGATGGAGAGTTTGGTGAAGCCCCTTGTTTAGAAGAGATTACTCCTGATCTTAGCAAAAACTGTTATTCATTAAGACGATCCGTTTACAATGCTTATTTAATGAATTCATTTGGGGAAGATGAAATTTTAGCAATGATGGAGCGATTTTTATCCCAACATATTGGCGGAAGAAACGACTATCGCGATCTTTTATACCTTTTTGACGTTCCCATGATTAAAAGTGGTTACGCTAAATTTGGCTCACAACTTGCCATTAGTGAAAAATTTGGACTCAATCGAAATACCCTGCGTAAAAAAATCAACGATTACAAAGATAGATTAAAAATAGACTAAATTTTTGCATGAGCGCATCGTGAAAAATGCTTACATGTAAAATACAAAAGGTTAATCAATGAACAATAGTATTTTTATATTTCCTGGACAAGGTAGCCAAAAAATTGGCATGGGAAAAGATTTTTATGATCACTCTTCTATTGCGAAAGAGATGATCGAAAAAGCAAGCCAAAGAGTAGGATTTGACTTTACAAATCTTTTATTTGAAGAGAATGATCGCCTTGATCAAACAGAATTTTCACAGCCTGCCATTTTATTGGTAAGCCTCATCGCATATCGTCTTTTTACAGAGCAGTGCAAAGTAGCACCTAGAGCGGTACTGGGTCATTCATTAGGCGAATTTTCTGCCCTTAGTGCAGCAGGTGCTATGGATTATTTAGATGCAGTTGAACTTGTACATCAACGTGGTCTTTTAATGAAGCAAGCGTGTGAAGGAATTAATGCAGGTATGATGGCGCTTCTTGGCTTGGATGATACAAGTGTTGAAGCGATTACATGTAAAGAGCGAGAGCTTGGTAAAAAAGTCTGGGCGGCGAATTACAATGGCGATGGACAGATTGTTATTGCTGGAAATAAAGATGATTTAGCATCTTTAGAACCACTTTTTAAAGATGCGGGTGCTAAAAAAGCGGTGCTTCTTCCAATGTCAGTCGCAAGCCACTGTCCACTTTTAAGCTCGGCTCAACCAAAACTTGAAGCCTACTTAGAAAAATGGCTCAAAGAGAGTTTTGCAATGCCTGTGATTTCAAACGTTACAGCAAGTGCGTATCAAAGTAAGGCAGAGGCAACTAAACTCTTGTCTGAGCAGTTGGTTTCACCTGTAAAATACAAACAATCCATTTTACATGTAGAATCTTCCGTAGACTGTTTTATTGAGTTTGGTGGATCTGTTCTCAAAGGTCTTAATAAACGAATTAGCCAAAAGCCAACGCATAGCATTACCGATATGAAAAGTTTAGAAGAAGTGCTTGCACTTCTGTAAAAGGAAAAATATGAAAATAGCAATTATGGGTGCAATGGTTGAAGAGATCACGCCACTTTTAGAGTTTTTCGGAAAATATGAAACAATTGAGCATGCAAAGAATCGTTACTATACAACATCGTATAAGGGAATGGATTTAGTCATTGCTTACAGCAAGATTGGTAAAGTCAATGCAAGCCTTACTGCTTCAACGCTCATTGAAAAATTTGGAGCGCAAAAGCTTCTGTTCTCAGGTGTTGCAGGTGCGCTCAATCCTTCACTTAAAGTAGGCGATCTGCTTGTTGCAACCAAACTCGCTCAACATGATTTAGATATCACAGCGTTTGGTCATCCACATGGTTATGTGCCAGAGGGTTCTGTTT
It contains:
- a CDS encoding sigma 54-interacting transcriptional regulator; protein product: MVADVVDHTNYIAKSRASMEALKSANLLKSVTISALILGESGVGKQTLAKHIVSAPIVDASAFNELLALIETNSSLIVKNFHKITNYKKLKIALDVHKTRIIATSSLPIGEPLMDEFFSLKIVIPPLREREEDVVPLMEKFALEACMMFDGEFGEAPCLEEITPDLSKNCYSLRRSVYNAYLMNSFGEDEILAMMERFLSQHIGGRNDYRDLLYLFDVPMIKSGYAKFGSQLAISEKFGLNRNTLRKKINDYKDRLKID
- the fabD gene encoding ACP S-malonyltransferase, whose protein sequence is MNNSIFIFPGQGSQKIGMGKDFYDHSSIAKEMIEKASQRVGFDFTNLLFEENDRLDQTEFSQPAILLVSLIAYRLFTEQCKVAPRAVLGHSLGEFSALSAAGAMDYLDAVELVHQRGLLMKQACEGINAGMMALLGLDDTSVEAITCKERELGKKVWAANYNGDGQIVIAGNKDDLASLEPLFKDAGAKKAVLLPMSVASHCPLLSSAQPKLEAYLEKWLKESFAMPVISNVTASAYQSKAEATKLLSEQLVSPVKYKQSILHVESSVDCFIEFGGSVLKGLNKRISQKPTHSITDMKSLEEVLALL
- a CDS encoding 5'-methylthioadenosine/adenosylhomocysteine nucleosidase, giving the protein MKIAIMGAMVEEITPLLEFFGKYETIEHAKNRYYTTSYKGMDLVIAYSKIGKVNASLTASTLIEKFGAQKLLFSGVAGALNPSLKVGDLLVATKLAQHDLDITAFGHPHGYVPEGSVYVETDKVLTALAKKVASAQKIPLLEGIIATGDQFICDGVKKEWIHTTFNADATEMEGASVAVVCDALNVPFCVLRAISDAADMDAGFSFDEFLVSSAKESAQFIIAMLDELSHDRN